From the Desulfovibrio sp. JY genome, one window contains:
- a CDS encoding glycosyltransferase, whose protein sequence is MAARIQNVCLIHSHLGPALARLGVRATHLDPPQGTASLPELLAGLPEPPDCIIHQEHLGTRLVLTDLDAAPCPVIYWALDPHLNFFWQRHYARSCSAVASTQPHLVTAFAAAGATNATWVPWHGAIRPFVPHGGRDIPLAFVGRITPQRRRRQWFIDHMARHGLVRRDDVHGEALAAIYDAARIVPNESIAGEINLRLFEAASSGCLPVAERRPEAVATLFVPDREAVYYDDVLELDDRIRFALAHPGLTEKMGRAAHAAVAARHLPIHRAAALLELAARCGPPPRGPDAAAAEALALYQLRRSGQLVLAGSMVWRRLAAGPDTPEVMAARIQTALGARDRDAVLALIGICLSRPELSGHPLTASACCLAACRLDAPEEARLAYVAQAGRGRRDIPRLSGPRDYLLHFAGALEAAGYEASPGMVFDPARQLPENAVQCLVAAKALDPDNLELDRRLDRLLARLPGNEAQRVALLSNLTLHRPDDWALGLMLSLADLAAFRLEPGLEEIALAAATAAKTGQEKRFARRLALADPSGRLSAALHSLLEVAPAPQWEK, encoded by the coding sequence CCAGCCTGCCGGAACTTCTGGCCGGCCTGCCCGAACCGCCCGACTGCATCATCCACCAGGAACACCTCGGCACCCGGCTGGTGTTGACCGACCTCGACGCCGCGCCCTGCCCGGTCATCTACTGGGCCCTCGATCCGCACCTCAACTTTTTCTGGCAGCGCCACTACGCCCGGAGCTGTTCCGCCGTGGCCTCCACCCAGCCCCATCTGGTCACGGCCTTTGCCGCCGCCGGCGCGACAAACGCGACCTGGGTGCCCTGGCACGGCGCGATCCGTCCGTTCGTTCCCCATGGCGGCCGCGACATTCCCCTGGCCTTCGTCGGCCGCATCACCCCCCAGCGTCGGCGCCGCCAGTGGTTCATCGACCACATGGCCCGCCACGGACTCGTCCGGCGCGACGACGTTCACGGCGAGGCCCTGGCCGCGATCTACGACGCCGCGCGGATCGTGCCCAACGAATCCATTGCCGGCGAAATCAACCTGCGCCTGTTCGAGGCCGCTTCCAGCGGTTGCCTGCCCGTGGCCGAACGCCGGCCCGAGGCCGTGGCCACGCTTTTCGTCCCGGACCGGGAAGCCGTTTATTATGATGATGTGCTGGAGCTCGACGACCGCATCCGCTTCGCCCTGGCCCATCCGGGCCTGACCGAAAAGATGGGGCGGGCCGCCCATGCCGCCGTGGCCGCCCGCCACCTGCCCATCCACCGGGCCGCCGCCCTGCTCGAGCTGGCCGCCCGCTGCGGCCCGCCGCCGCGCGGTCCCGATGCGGCCGCCGCGGAAGCCCTCGCCCTCTACCAGCTGCGCCGGTCCGGACAGCTGGTCCTGGCCGGATCGATGGTCTGGCGACGGCTCGCCGCCGGGCCGGACACGCCGGAGGTCATGGCCGCCCGCATCCAGACGGCGCTGGGAGCCCGGGACCGCGACGCCGTACTGGCGCTGATCGGCATCTGCCTGTCCCGGCCGGAGCTTTCGGGGCATCCGCTGACGGCATCGGCCTGCTGTCTGGCGGCCTGCCGCCTGGACGCGCCCGAAGAAGCCCGGCTGGCCTACGTGGCCCAGGCCGGACGCGGACGCCGGGACATCCCGCGCCTGTCCGGCCCGCGCGACTACCTGCTCCACTTCGCCGGGGCCCTGGAAGCGGCCGGCTACGAAGCCTCGCCAGGCATGGTGTTCGACCCGGCCCGCCAGTTGCCGGAAAACGCCGTCCAATGTCTGGTGGCGGCCAAGGCCCTCGACCCGGACAATCTCGAGCTCGACCGCCGCCTGGACAGGCTGCTGGCGCGCCTGCCCGGCAACGAAGCCCAACGCGTGGCCCTGCTCTCCAACCTGACGCTCCACCGGCCGGACGACTGGGCCCTCGGGCTGATGCTCAGTCTGGCCGATCTGGCTGCCTTCCGCCTGGAACCCGGCCTGGAGGAAATCGCCCTAGCCGCGGCCACGGCCGCGAAAACGGGACAGGAAAAACGTTTCGCCAGGCGTCTGGCCCTGGCCGATCCTTCCGGCCGGCTATCCGCGGCGCTGCATTCCCTATTGGAGGTCGCCCCCGCTCCCCAATGGGAAAAATAA
- a CDS encoding glycosyltransferase, producing MTRTAIPDAPLFSIIIPFKAPGPYLVESLPHLLGLIEKDFEVILLPDAPMDVAAYTDDPRVRAVATGPVSPAVKRDRGALQALGAYLAFIDDDAYPDPAWLTVARVAFEDAPGLAAVGGPAVTPPDDPFWARASGAVFLSRLTGFPERYRPTPPSRLVDDWPTVNLIVSREAFFDVGGFDTACWPGEDTKFCLDLVHKKGGAIRYLPELFVWHHRRPGLKKHLRQVGNYGLHRGHFVRVHPETSRRVRYFLPSLWVLFLAAAILHGLFVAAGGVSVLPCAGGLIGLGFVAYAVFLLSILADLLRFESPAVALAAMPFVALTHVWYGLRFLYGLTKKKLISSLGR from the coding sequence GTGACCCGTACCGCCATTCCCGACGCGCCTCTTTTTTCCATCATCATCCCCTTCAAGGCGCCCGGCCCCTACCTCGTCGAAAGCCTGCCGCATCTGCTGGGGCTGATCGAAAAGGATTTCGAGGTCATCCTGCTGCCCGACGCGCCCATGGACGTCGCCGCCTACACGGACGACCCGCGCGTGCGCGCCGTGGCCACCGGCCCGGTTTCCCCGGCCGTCAAGCGCGATCGGGGGGCGCTCCAGGCGCTCGGGGCCTACCTCGCCTTCATCGACGACGACGCCTATCCCGACCCGGCCTGGCTGACCGTGGCCCGGGTGGCCTTCGAGGACGCTCCGGGACTTGCCGCCGTGGGCGGCCCGGCCGTGACCCCGCCCGACGATCCCTTCTGGGCCCGGGCCTCGGGCGCGGTGTTTTTAAGCCGCCTGACCGGCTTTCCCGAACGCTACCGCCCCACCCCGCCAAGCCGGCTGGTGGACGACTGGCCGACCGTCAACCTCATCGTCTCCCGCGAGGCCTTTTTCGATGTCGGCGGTTTCGACACCGCCTGCTGGCCCGGCGAGGACACCAAGTTCTGCCTGGACCTCGTGCACAAAAAGGGCGGCGCCATCCGCTACCTGCCCGAACTTTTCGTCTGGCACCACCGCCGGCCGGGACTGAAGAAACACCTGCGCCAGGTCGGCAACTACGGCCTGCACCGGGGGCATTTCGTGCGCGTGCATCCCGAGACATCCCGCCGGGTGCGCTATTTCCTGCCGTCGCTGTGGGTGCTGTTCCTCGCGGCCGCGATCCTGCACGGCCTTTTCGTGGCCGCCGGCGGCGTCTCCGTGCTTCCCTGCGCCGGGGGACTCATCGGCCTGGGGTTTGTCGCCTATGCCGTCTTTTTGCTTTCGATCCTGGCCGATCTCCTGCGTTTCGAGTCCCCGGCCGTCGCGCTTGCCGCCATGCCCTTCGTGGCGCTGACCCACGTCTGGTACGGCCTGCGCTTCCTTTACGGCCTCACCAAGAAAAAACTGATCAGCAGTCTCGGCAGGTAA
- a CDS encoding 50S ribosomal protein L11 methyltransferase, which translates to MRTLLRVDITVPDAGDLAERVEAWLAGRAAQGWEETPSDDGATVRFRVHLEDGPPARDFAAAVAEDWPELPVALETIEEEDWGAAWKEFFTPIAVGGIYEILPPWLADTDTEGRAPILIEPKMAFGTGHHPTTALCLEAFAACAATGRIAAGKRFLDLGTGSGILGIGLTKLGLTGFGLDIDPQAVWCAAENLRLNAVGDAMTLAVGGVGAVTPDAAFDVVAANILAAPLIAMAPRLAGHMAPGGVLILSGILVEQAPTVAAAYRATGLPEPETRISGEWASLAWQ; encoded by the coding sequence GTGCGGACGTTATTGCGAGTGGACATCACGGTTCCCGATGCGGGCGATCTGGCCGAGCGGGTGGAGGCTTGGCTGGCCGGGCGCGCGGCCCAGGGCTGGGAGGAAACGCCTAGCGACGACGGCGCAACCGTGCGTTTCCGGGTGCATCTGGAAGACGGACCGCCGGCCCGGGATTTCGCCGCCGCCGTGGCCGAGGACTGGCCGGAGCTTCCCGTTGCCCTGGAAACCATCGAGGAAGAGGACTGGGGCGCGGCCTGGAAGGAATTTTTCACGCCCATCGCCGTGGGCGGCATTTACGAGATCCTGCCGCCCTGGCTGGCCGACACCGATACCGAAGGCCGCGCGCCCATCCTCATCGAGCCCAAGATGGCCTTCGGCACCGGGCACCACCCGACCACGGCCCTATGTCTGGAAGCGTTCGCCGCCTGCGCCGCCACCGGCCGCATCGCCGCCGGGAAGCGGTTCCTCGACCTCGGCACGGGCTCGGGCATCCTCGGCATAGGGCTCACCAAGCTGGGCCTTACCGGCTTCGGCCTGGACATCGATCCCCAGGCCGTCTGGTGCGCAGCGGAAAACCTGCGCCTAAACGCCGTGGGCGACGCCATGACCCTGGCCGTCGGTGGGGTGGGAGCGGTCACACCGGACGCCGCCTTCGACGTCGTGGCCGCCAATATCCTGGCCGCGCCGCTTATCGCCATGGCCCCCCGACTGGCCGGCCACATGGCTCCGGGCGGCGTGCTCATCCTGTCCGGCATCCTGGTGGAGCAGGCCCCGACCGTGGCCGCCGCCTACCGGGCCACGGGCCTGCCCGAGCCCGAAACCCGCATCAGCGGGGAGTGGGCGTCGCTGGCCTGGCAATGA
- a CDS encoding NAD-dependent epimerase/dehydratase family protein, with product MAVAIVTGSAGLIGSETVRFFSEKGFDIVGIDNNLRKTFFGEDADTSWNRKRLEDTYKNYTHYDADIRDNEAIAKIFGRYGKDVKAVIHCAAQPSHDWAASDPFMDFTVNANGTLTMLENYRKNCPESVFIFTSTNKVYGDTPNYLPLIEKETRFEIDPSHAYKDGIDETMSIDHTKHSLFGASKVAADVLVQEYGRYFGLHTGVFRGGCLTGPAHSGTRLHGFLSYLMRCCISGKKYFIYGYKGKQVRDNIHAHDLVNSLWHYFEKPRVGEVYNMGGGPYSNCSMIEAIALCEQISGKKLNYEYQDDNRIGDHIWWISGLKKFEQHYPTWKITYNVPTILKEIYETQKDVVEHE from the coding sequence GTGGCAGTCGCCATCGTTACCGGCTCGGCCGGCCTGATCGGTTCGGAAACCGTCAGATTCTTCAGCGAAAAGGGCTTTGACATCGTCGGCATCGACAACAACCTGCGCAAGACCTTTTTCGGCGAGGACGCCGACACTTCCTGGAACCGCAAGCGCCTGGAAGACACCTACAAGAACTACACCCACTACGACGCCGACATCCGTGACAACGAGGCCATTGCCAAGATTTTCGGCCGCTACGGCAAGGACGTCAAAGCCGTCATCCACTGCGCCGCCCAGCCCTCCCACGACTGGGCCGCCTCCGACCCCTTCATGGACTTCACCGTCAATGCCAACGGCACCCTGACGATGCTGGAGAACTACCGCAAGAACTGCCCCGAGTCGGTCTTCATCTTCACCTCCACCAACAAGGTCTACGGCGATACGCCCAACTACCTGCCGCTGATCGAAAAAGAGACACGCTTCGAAATCGACCCGTCCCACGCCTACAAGGACGGCATCGACGAGACCATGTCCATCGACCACACCAAGCACAGCCTGTTCGGCGCGTCCAAGGTGGCGGCCGACGTGCTGGTGCAGGAATACGGCCGCTACTTCGGCCTGCACACCGGCGTCTTCCGGGGCGGGTGCCTGACCGGTCCGGCCCACTCCGGCACCCGGCTCCACGGCTTCCTGTCCTACCTCATGCGCTGCTGCATCAGCGGCAAGAAGTACTTCATCTACGGCTACAAGGGCAAACAGGTCCGCGACAACATCCACGCCCACGACCTGGTCAACAGCCTGTGGCACTACTTCGAAAAGCCCCGCGTCGGCGAGGTCTACAACATGGGCGGCGGCCCCTACTCCAACTGCTCCATGATCGAAGCCATCGCCCTTTGCGAGCAGATCTCCGGCAAGAAGCTCAACTACGAGTACCAGGACGACAACCGCATCGGCGACCATATCTGGTGGATCAGCGGGCTCAAGAAGTTCGAGCAGCACTACCCCACCTGGAAAATCACCTACAACGTGCCGACCATCCTCAAGGAAATCTACGAGACGCAGAAAGACGTCGTCGAGCACGAGTAG
- a CDS encoding SDR family oxidoreductase — protein sequence MHLKKRVLVTGGAGFLGSHLCERLINEGCDVICLDNYFTGAKQNVKHLLDNPHFELMRHDITFPLYVEVDEIFNLACPASPIHYQHDPVQTTKTSVHGAINMLGLAKRLRAKIMQASTSEVYGDPSVHPQPESYWGNVNPIGFRSCYDEGKRCAETLFFDYRRQHNLRIKVARIFNTYGPRMHPNDGRVVSNFIIQALRGEPLTVYGQGQQTRSFCYVDDLIEAFLRLMDTPDDFTGPVNTGNPGEFTILELAKMVIEYTGSKSVIDYRPLPKDDPKQRRPDITLAKAKLGWEPKVPLTEGLKKTIEYFDALLRKQ from the coding sequence ATGCACCTGAAAAAACGCGTTCTCGTCACCGGCGGCGCCGGTTTCCTTGGTTCGCATCTGTGCGAACGTCTGATTAACGAGGGTTGCGACGTCATCTGCCTGGACAATTACTTCACCGGTGCCAAGCAAAACGTCAAACACCTGCTCGATAATCCTCATTTCGAGCTCATGCGCCACGACATCACCTTCCCGCTGTACGTGGAAGTCGACGAGATATTCAATCTGGCCTGCCCGGCCTCGCCCATCCACTACCAGCACGACCCGGTGCAGACCACCAAGACGAGCGTGCACGGGGCCATCAACATGCTCGGGCTGGCCAAGCGGCTTCGGGCCAAGATCATGCAGGCCTCGACCTCCGAGGTCTACGGCGACCCCTCCGTCCACCCGCAGCCCGAATCCTACTGGGGCAACGTCAACCCCATCGGCTTCCGGTCCTGCTACGACGAAGGCAAGCGCTGCGCCGAGACCCTTTTCTTCGACTACCGCCGCCAGCACAACCTGCGCATCAAAGTCGCCCGCATCTTCAACACCTACGGGCCGCGCATGCACCCCAACGACGGCCGGGTGGTCTCCAACTTCATCATCCAGGCGCTTCGCGGCGAGCCGCTGACCGTTTACGGCCAGGGCCAGCAGACCCGTTCGTTCTGCTACGTCGACGACCTCATCGAGGCCTTCCTGCGCCTGATGGACACGCCCGACGACTTCACCGGCCCGGTCAACACCGGCAACCCCGGCGAGTTCACCATTCTGGAACTGGCCAAGATGGTCATCGAGTACACCGGCTCCAAGTCGGTCATCGACTACCGGCCCCTGCCCAAGGACGACCCCAAGCAGCGCCGCCCGGACATCACCCTGGCCAAGGCCAAGCTCGGCTGGGAGCCCAAGGTGCCGCTGACCGAGGGTCTCAAGAAAACAATCGAATACTTCGACGCCCTCCTGCGCAAACAGTAG
- a CDS encoding glycosyltransferase, producing MDRVSVVVTTKNEAANIDACLASVAAQDYPREDLELIVVDNASTDDTKAIAGRHADIVCEMGPERSAQRNHGMLKVASGRYVMFLDADMILSRTVVRRCVEKMAAGHHVALHIPEIVLGADYFPSVRRFERSFYDGTVIDGARFITKDAFAAVGGFDTSLTGPEDWDLDKKLKRIGTIGLLSRYDFDAVDAYVAGLPRQDFLEALIRFEEKSGQDTPLLFHNEAAFDLVRYLKKKTYYTGSAEAYIAKWTGRDPDVRRQYGLGYRFFGVFVEQGRYRRLLSHPGKAFGMYFLRFLVGAMFLARRPRQAGTA from the coding sequence TTGGACCGCGTATCGGTGGTGGTCACCACCAAAAACGAAGCCGCCAACATCGACGCCTGTCTGGCGTCCGTGGCCGCCCAGGACTACCCCCGGGAAGACCTGGAGCTCATTGTCGTCGATAACGCCAGCACCGACGACACCAAGGCCATCGCCGGCCGCCATGCCGACATCGTGTGCGAGATGGGCCCGGAACGCTCGGCCCAGCGCAACCACGGCATGCTTAAAGTGGCCAGCGGGCGCTACGTCATGTTTCTCGACGCCGACATGATCCTGTCGCGCACCGTGGTGCGCCGCTGCGTGGAGAAAATGGCCGCCGGCCATCATGTCGCCTTGCACATTCCGGAAATCGTGCTCGGCGCGGACTACTTTCCGTCCGTGCGCCGCTTCGAGCGCAGCTTCTACGACGGCACCGTCATCGACGGCGCCCGCTTCATCACCAAGGACGCATTCGCCGCCGTGGGCGGCTTCGACACCTCCCTGACCGGCCCCGAGGACTGGGATCTGGACAAGAAGCTCAAACGTATCGGCACCATAGGCCTCCTGTCGCGCTACGATTTCGACGCGGTGGACGCCTATGTCGCCGGCCTGCCGCGGCAAGACTTTCTCGAGGCCCTCATCCGCTTCGAGGAAAAAAGCGGCCAGGACACGCCCCTTCTTTTCCACAACGAAGCCGCTTTCGACCTCGTGCGCTACCTCAAGAAAAAGACGTATTACACAGGCAGCGCCGAGGCCTATATCGCCAAATGGACCGGTCGGGACCCCGATGTCCGTCGTCAGTACGGCCTGGGCTATCGGTTTTTTGGCGTTTTTGTTGAACAAGGCCGCTACCGACGGCTTCTTTCCCATCCGGGCAAGGCCTTCGGCATGTATTTCCTGCGTTTTCTCGTGGGCGCGATGTTTCTGGCCAGAAGACCACGCCAGGCCGGAACCGCGTAA
- a CDS encoding glycosyltransferase family 2 protein, with the protein MTHDDASRRAPGRGGKISLVVPVYNEGKGLCALRDSVVAVMDGLPYDWDCLFVDDGSSDGSWAVIESLADADPRFKGLMFSRNFGKEMALTAGVEASISADAVICLDADLQHPPEVIPELVAKWEEGYDIVATIREKVADYTLVKKIGSKGFYWFMRRFTDLDLPPNSTDFRLLDKKVVRTLAKFTEGSRMFRGIIDWMGYKKTYISFCAPARSQGEPAYSVKKLFNLAINSFTSFSLVPLRLTGYLGLGIMAVTIPLLVLMVLANWFVGANITPIAFFTVFNTLLIGVVLCALGMMSLYIGHIHTEVVNRPLYIVRCRAGNWDGQQ; encoded by the coding sequence ATGACGCATGACGACGCCAGCCGCCGCGCCCCCGGGCGCGGCGGCAAAATTTCCCTTGTGGTCCCCGTGTACAACGAGGGCAAGGGCCTTTGCGCGCTCCGCGACAGCGTGGTCGCGGTCATGGACGGCCTGCCCTACGACTGGGACTGCCTTTTTGTCGACGACGGCAGCAGCGACGGCTCCTGGGCCGTGATCGAATCCCTGGCCGACGCCGATCCCCGCTTCAAGGGGCTCATGTTCTCCCGCAACTTCGGCAAGGAGATGGCGCTGACCGCCGGGGTCGAGGCCTCCATAAGCGCCGACGCCGTCATCTGCCTCGACGCCGATCTCCAGCACCCGCCCGAGGTCATCCCCGAGCTCGTCGCCAAGTGGGAGGAAGGCTACGACATCGTGGCCACCATCCGCGAGAAGGTCGCCGACTACACCCTGGTGAAAAAAATCGGCTCCAAGGGCTTTTACTGGTTCATGCGCCGGTTCACCGACCTCGATCTGCCCCCCAATTCCACCGACTTCCGCCTGCTGGACAAGAAGGTCGTGCGCACGCTGGCCAAGTTCACCGAAGGCTCGCGCATGTTTCGGGGCATCATCGACTGGATGGGCTACAAAAAAACCTACATCTCCTTTTGCGCCCCGGCCAGAAGCCAGGGCGAGCCGGCCTATTCCGTCAAGAAGCTCTTCAATCTGGCGATAAACAGCTTCACCTCCTTTTCCCTGGTGCCGCTGCGGCTGACCGGCTACCTCGGCCTCGGCATCATGGCCGTGACCATCCCGCTGCTCGTGCTCATGGTCCTGGCCAACTGGTTTGTCGGAGCCAACATCACGCCCATCGCCTTTTTCACCGTCTTCAACACCCTGCTCATCGGCGTGGTCCTTTGCGCGCTTGGCATGATGTCGCTTTACATCGGCCACATCCACACCGAGGTCGTCAACAGGCCGCTTTACATCGTGCGCTGCCGCGCCGGAAACTGGGACGGGCAGCAGTGA
- a CDS encoding NAD-dependent epimerase/dehydratase family protein, which produces MSMSKYQTMLVTGGAGFVGSNLAVSFKRRYPELTVIVLDNLKRRGSEFNVPRLAAEGIRFVHGDIRNPEDMEFTDKIDVLLECSAEPSVLAGFGGSPKYLINTNLTGTINCLEVARKNAADVVFLSTSRVYPYDPINAIPVREAESRFVWDCADGPRGWSSAGLDIDFDLNGPKSMYGATKLCSEFVLREYEAMYGVRAVINRCGVIAGPWQFGKVDQGVFSLWVQAHHFKRNLSYIGFGGLGKQVRDLLHVDDLFDLLDIQLGDLEKAKGKVYNVGGGTFSSLSLLETTRLCEEMTGNAIAIRQDPVNRPADLAIYIGDNRRVTADFGWQPKRDAATILRDLLAWVREQEASLKTLAGL; this is translated from the coding sequence ATGTCCATGTCCAAGTACCAGACGATGCTTGTCACCGGCGGGGCCGGGTTTGTCGGCAGCAATTTGGCCGTGTCCTTCAAGCGCCGGTATCCGGAGCTTACGGTCATCGTGCTGGACAATTTGAAGCGCCGGGGCTCGGAGTTCAACGTGCCGCGTCTGGCGGCCGAGGGCATCCGGTTCGTGCACGGCGACATCCGCAATCCTGAGGACATGGAGTTTACGGACAAGATCGACGTGCTGCTCGAGTGTTCGGCCGAGCCTTCGGTGCTGGCCGGTTTCGGCGGCTCGCCCAAGTACCTCATCAACACCAACCTGACGGGCACGATCAACTGCCTGGAGGTGGCGCGCAAGAACGCGGCCGACGTGGTGTTTCTCTCCACCAGCCGCGTCTATCCCTACGATCCGATCAATGCCATCCCGGTGCGTGAAGCGGAGTCGCGGTTTGTCTGGGACTGCGCCGACGGCCCGCGCGGCTGGTCCTCGGCCGGCCTGGACATCGATTTCGACCTCAACGGCCCCAAGTCGATGTATGGGGCCACCAAGCTGTGTTCGGAATTCGTGTTGCGCGAATACGAGGCCATGTACGGCGTGCGGGCGGTGATCAACCGCTGCGGCGTGATCGCCGGCCCCTGGCAGTTCGGCAAGGTGGACCAGGGCGTCTTTTCCCTGTGGGTGCAGGCGCATCACTTCAAGCGCAACCTGTCCTACATCGGCTTTGGCGGGCTGGGCAAGCAGGTGCGCGACCTGCTGCACGTCGACGACCTCTTTGACCTGCTCGACATACAGCTTGGCGACCTTGAGAAGGCCAAGGGGAAGGTGTACAACGTCGGCGGCGGGACATTTTCCAGTCTGTCGCTGTTGGAAACCACGCGCCTGTGCGAGGAAATGACGGGCAACGCCATCGCCATCCGTCAGGACCCTGTCAACCGCCCGGCCGATCTGGCCATCTACATCGGCGACAACCGGCGCGTGACCGCCGATTTCGGCTGGCAGCCGAAACGGGACGCGGCAACCATCCTGCGTGACCTGCTGGCCTGGGTCCGCGAGCAAGAAGCAAGCCTGAAGACGCTGGCAGGGTTGTAG
- a CDS encoding radical SAM protein — protein MKISVAYPPLASDKGTPLLSQNRQFQWFTNPTYIYPMVPSYAASLCAARGHSVTFDDGIADEMTYDAFLADLVKKAPDLVAMETKTPVVTRHWKIVADVRARLPKAAVVLMGDHVTALPRETMEQSSVDYVIAGGDFDFILADLADHLDGKDVPMPAGVWRREGGEIVDGGMGSLNHNLDELPYIDRDLTKWQRYAYKNGNFKYTPGTYVMAGRDCWWGRCTFCSWTTLFPGATYRTVSPERHVAEIERLVTERGVREIFDDSGCFPRGAWLEEFCKRLIDKGLHKKVVMGCNMRVGELTQDQWNLLKKANFRFILIGLESMSQNTLNRLCKGIKVEQIEQTVAMAKKAGLEPHITTMVGYPWETREDARRTIDFAKSLFSRGLLNTLQATIVVPYPGTPLFTEAKENGWLTTENWDEYDMRASVWKSPISNDDVLQFKDELYKAALTPAFIARKIMSIRDVDDVKFLFRAAGKLMGHLLNKSRNKDCGCK, from the coding sequence ATGAAAATTTCCGTGGCCTATCCGCCGCTCGCCTCGGACAAGGGGACCCCGCTCCTTTCCCAGAACCGCCAGTTCCAGTGGTTCACCAACCCGACCTACATCTATCCCATGGTGCCCTCCTACGCCGCGAGCCTTTGCGCCGCGCGCGGCCACAGCGTCACCTTCGACGACGGCATCGCCGACGAGATGACCTACGACGCCTTCCTGGCCGATCTGGTCAAAAAGGCCCCGGACCTCGTCGCCATGGAGACCAAGACCCCGGTCGTGACCAGGCACTGGAAGATCGTGGCCGACGTCAGGGCGCGGCTGCCCAAGGCCGCCGTGGTGCTCATGGGCGACCACGTCACGGCCCTGCCCCGGGAAACCATGGAACAGAGCTCCGTGGATTACGTCATCGCCGGCGGGGACTTCGACTTCATCCTGGCCGATCTGGCCGACCACCTCGACGGCAAGGACGTGCCCATGCCGGCCGGCGTGTGGCGGCGCGAGGGCGGCGAGATCGTCGACGGCGGCATGGGCTCGCTCAACCACAACCTCGACGAGCTGCCCTACATCGACCGCGACCTGACCAAATGGCAGCGTTACGCCTATAAGAACGGCAACTTCAAGTACACGCCCGGCACCTATGTCATGGCCGGCCGCGACTGCTGGTGGGGCCGCTGCACCTTTTGCTCCTGGACCACGCTCTTCCCGGGTGCGACCTACCGCACGGTCTCTCCCGAACGCCACGTGGCCGAGATCGAGCGGCTCGTGACCGAACGCGGCGTGCGCGAAATCTTCGACGACTCGGGCTGTTTCCCGCGCGGGGCCTGGCTCGAGGAATTCTGTAAGCGCCTGATCGACAAGGGGCTCCACAAGAAAGTCGTCATGGGCTGCAACATGCGGGTGGGTGAACTGACCCAGGACCAGTGGAACCTGCTCAAGAAAGCCAATTTCCGCTTCATCCTCATCGGCCTCGAATCCATGTCCCAGAATACGCTCAACCGCCTGTGCAAAGGCATCAAGGTCGAGCAGATCGAACAGACCGTGGCCATGGCCAAAAAGGCCGGTCTCGAACCCCACATCACCACCATGGTCGGCTATCCCTGGGAAACCCGCGAGGACGCCCGACGCACCATCGACTTCGCCAAGTCGCTTTTTTCCCGCGGCCTGCTCAATACGCTCCAGGCCACCATCGTGGTCCCCTACCCGGGCACGCCGCTTTTCACGGAAGCCAAGGAAAACGGCTGGCTGACCACGGAGAACTGGGACGAGTACGATATGCGGGCCTCTGTCTGGAAAAGTCCGATATCGAATGACGACGTGTTGCAATTCAAGGATGAGTTGTATAAAGCCGCTTTGACGCCGGCGTTTATCGCACGCAAGATCATGAGCATCCGCGACGTGGATGACGTGAAGTTCCTGTTTCGGGCCGCCGGCAAGCTCATGGGGCATCTGCTCAACAAAAGCCGCAACAAGGATTGCGGCTGTAAATAA